A region of the Caballeronia sp. TF1N1 genome:
CCTTTGGATAAGGGAAAGGGCCGCCCGCTTCGATCAGCCGCAATGTCGCCACTGCCTGCTTCGGCAACTGCGCAATGCCGATGGTGGCGAGCCCGTCACGCTCAGGCCGGCCGGATTCGGCAGACCGTTGCGTGGGTTCCCGCACCGGTCCCCGACCAAGAGACCCTGCCGATTCGGCGGGCGTTCCCGGCGCCTCGCTTGCCTGAATGGCAGCGGGACCCGCGGATGCCGCGTCTGGTGCGCCGCCACGGGATTCGTCCTTGCCACACCCGCCAAGAATGAGACTCAAGGCGACGATGGATGAAACCCATGCACGCATCACGAAACGGTTGTCCCCGCGTTATCAGAATTCGACGACCATGAAAGATGCAAGGGTATCGCTAATGACAAGGGGAAGCAACGTTCCGCGAGAAATCGGCAATTCTTCCTTAAAATTGCCAAAAAGCATGGAGATTGGCAAAAAATCAAGTCAATATTTAGCCCAAATCTGAGAGATTTTTATCTCGAACGAGATAATAATTTGTCCCGCAGAGCCGCGAAGCCATATGACGAGTCGCCTCACTTGTCGGCTTCACGGCAGGCGCTCCGCCGAGGCTCTGTTTTTGACCCTTGGAGGGCGAGTGAATCCCCTTTGCTCTTGCCTCGAAGCGTGCCAACGACCCACGGCACGCTTTTTTTTCGCCCGCGTTTTTTGTTGCCAAAAAAAAACGCGGCGGAAAATTCCGCCGCGTTCAATTGGCACGTCGTCGTACGGCAGACGCTCAGTTCATCCGTTCACCGTGCAGCCGTCGCGTCGGCCACGAGCAGCGCCGTCATGTTGACGATACGCCGCACCGTCGCCGATGCCGTCAGCACATGCACCGGTTTTGCCGCGCCGAGCAGCATCGGACCGATGGCAATGTTGTTGCCCGCCGCGGTCTTCAGCAGGTTGTACGAGATGTTCGCGGCGTCGATGTTAGGCAGGATCAGCAGATTGGCGTCGCCTTCGAGCGTCGATTCCGGCAGCACTTCCTTGCGCAGACGTGAGTCGAGCGCGACGTCGCCGTGCATTTCGCCATCGACGTCGAGATCGGGCGCGCGTTGCTTGAGGATAGCCAGCACGTCGCGCATCTTCTGCGCGGTCGGCGCGTTGCTCGTGCCGAAGTTCGAATGCGACAGCAGCGCGATCTTCGGCACGATGCCGAAACGCTTCACCTCTTCCGCCGCCATGATGGTGATTTCCGCGAGCTGCTCGGGCGTCGGGTCGACGTTGACGTGCGTGTCGGCCAGGAAAATCTGGCGGCCCGGCAACACGAGGCCGTTCATGGCCGCGTAGACCTTCGCGCCTTCCTTCTTGCCGATCACCTGATCGATGAAGTGCAAATGCCGATGCGTCGTGCTTACCGTACCGCAGATCATGCCGTCGGCTTCGCCCTTTTCCACCAGCATCGCGCCGATGAGCGTGGTGCGGCGGCGCATCTCGAGCTTGGCCATCTGCTCGCTGATACCCTTGCGCGCCATCATCTTGTAGTACGTCTGCCAGAAGTCGCGGTAGCGCTCGTCGTGATCGGTGTCGACCATCGTGAAGTCGACATCCGGCGTGAGACGCAGACCGAACTTCGTGATGCGCTGTCTGATGACCGCCGGCCGGCCGATGAGAATCGGCTTGGCGATTTTTTCGTCGACGGCGATCTGCACGGCGCGCAGCACGCGCTCTTCCTCGCCTTCCGCGAACACGATGCGCTTCTTCTCCGGCTCCACGCTGCGCGCGAGCTGGAACACGGGCTTCATGGTCGTGCCGCTGTGGTAGACGAACTGCTGCAAGTGCTGTTCGTAGGCGTCCATGTCCTCGATAGGACGCGTCGCCACGCCGCTGTCCATCGCGGCCTTGGCCACTGCTGGCGCAATCTTCACGATGAGACGCGGATCGAAAGGCTTCGGAATCAGATACTCGGGGCCGAACGACAAGTCCTGAATGCCGTACGCGGTCGCGACGATATCGCTTTGTTCCTGACGCGCCAGTTCCGCGATTGCGTTCACCGCCGCGATTTCCATTTCCTTCGTGATGGTGGTCGCGCCCGCATCGAGCGCGCCACGGAAGATGAACGGAAAGCACAGAACATTGTTGACCTGATTCGGGTAGTCCGTGCGGCCGGTGGCAAGCACGGCATCGGGGCGCACTTCGAGCGCGAGTTCCGGCAGGATTTCCGGCGTCGGATTGGCAAGCGCGAGAATGAGCGGCTTCGCGGCCATGCCCTTGACCATTTCCTGCTTGAGCACGCCGCCTGCCGACAAGCCGAGGAACACGTCCGCGCCTTCCATCACTTCGGCGAGCGTGCGCGCGCTGGTCTCGCGAGCAAAGCGTTCCTTGTCCGGGTCCATGAGTTCGGTGCGGCCTTTATAGACCACGCCGGCCAAGTCCGTGACGAAGATGTTCTCGATCTTCATGCCGAGATCGACGAGCAAGGTGAGACAGGCCAGCGCCGCCGCGCCCGCGCCGGACGCCACGAGCTTCACTTCGGCGATGTCCTTGCCGACCACCTTCAGGCCGTTGGTGATGGCTGCCGCGACCACGATAGCCGTGCCGTGCTGATCGTCGTGGAAGACGGGAATCTTCATGCGCTTGCGGCACTCGCGCTCGACGATGAAGCAATCCGGCGCCTTGATGTCTTCCAGATTGATGCCGCCGAACGTCGGTTCGAGCGCGGCGACCACTTCGACGAGCTTGTGCGGATCGCTTTCGTTGAGCTCGATGTCGAACACGTCGATGCCCGCGAACTTCTTGAAGAGCACGGCCTTGCCTTCCATCACCGGCTTGGAAGCGAGCGGACCGATGTTGCCGAGACCCAGTACCGCCGTGCCGTTCGACACGACGCCCACGAGGTTGCTGCGCGCGGTGAAACGTGCGGCGTTGAGCGGATTTTCAACGATCGCCTCGCACGCGAACGCGACGCCCGGCGAGTAAGCCAGCGCGAGATCGCGCTGGTTGATCATCTGCTTGGTCGGCGCAATTGCGATCTTTCCGGGGACCGGAAACTCGTGATAGTCGAGCGCGGCTTCGCGAAGCTTGGTATTGGCGTCAGTCGTCATAAGGCGGGCTAGCAGTGCGGGAATTAGAATGGAAGTTCGAACGCATTGTAGCGCCATTCGTGTAGCGCTTTAGCCCGCAGTCCATGCAATTCAGCTACAAGTGCCGTGACTTTAAAAGGTCTGATCCTGAAGCGCAGTAAGGCTTTCAGCGCATCGGCCGGCTTTTTCGAGACACGATGCGGGTACGTTTACCGCTCGCCGATGCATTTTGCCGTCCAATACATTTCTATCTTGCAGCGCAACAATCAGCCTT
Encoded here:
- a CDS encoding ribonuclease; protein product: MRAWVSSIVALSLILGGCGKDESRGGAPDAASAGPAAIQASEAPGTPAESAGSLGRGPVREPTQRSAESGRPERDGLATIGIAQLPKQAVATLRLIEAGGPFPYPKDGVVFGNRERVLPRHPRGYYHEYTVPTPRSRDRGARRIVCGGSKRQTGDCYYTDDHYASFKRIAD
- a CDS encoding NADP-dependent malic enzyme, translating into MTTDANTKLREAALDYHEFPVPGKIAIAPTKQMINQRDLALAYSPGVAFACEAIVENPLNAARFTARSNLVGVVSNGTAVLGLGNIGPLASKPVMEGKAVLFKKFAGIDVFDIELNESDPHKLVEVVAALEPTFGGINLEDIKAPDCFIVERECRKRMKIPVFHDDQHGTAIVVAAAITNGLKVVGKDIAEVKLVASGAGAAALACLTLLVDLGMKIENIFVTDLAGVVYKGRTELMDPDKERFARETSARTLAEVMEGADVFLGLSAGGVLKQEMVKGMAAKPLILALANPTPEILPELALEVRPDAVLATGRTDYPNQVNNVLCFPFIFRGALDAGATTITKEMEIAAVNAIAELARQEQSDIVATAYGIQDLSFGPEYLIPKPFDPRLIVKIAPAVAKAAMDSGVATRPIEDMDAYEQHLQQFVYHSGTTMKPVFQLARSVEPEKKRIVFAEGEEERVLRAVQIAVDEKIAKPILIGRPAVIRQRITKFGLRLTPDVDFTMVDTDHDERYRDFWQTYYKMMARKGISEQMAKLEMRRRTTLIGAMLVEKGEADGMICGTVSTTHRHLHFIDQVIGKKEGAKVYAAMNGLVLPGRQIFLADTHVNVDPTPEQLAEITIMAAEEVKRFGIVPKIALLSHSNFGTSNAPTAQKMRDVLAILKQRAPDLDVDGEMHGDVALDSRLRKEVLPESTLEGDANLLILPNIDAANISYNLLKTAAGNNIAIGPMLLGAAKPVHVLTASATVRRIVNMTALLVADATAAR